The genomic interval GCCCGCGTGACGCTGCTGCTGCTCAAAAGTACTCCAAACAGTTCCCTAACATTACCTTGGTCACTATCGATGGTGATTTTGGTGGCTGGGAAAAGGCTCATGAAATATTCTTTAAAGACAACGGGGTCTTTGATCAAATTTACGACAAGTAAAAGACGACTCTGATGGTAGTGATTTACTTATTTCTCGATAAAAAATACTTTCTAAACACTCTGGTTAGGGTATTTGTCTAGTTCCTGTTTGTAAGGGAATCAGAATCCGTATCGGTTAGAATAGGCCGATACGGATTTGAATGATAAGGGGATATTATCCAGTGGTAAAAAAAATAAAACATAGGCGGATTATTCCGGGTTTCGGACTCTCGATGGGGATTACGATCACCTATTTGAGTGTCTTGATCCTTTTACCGATGGCGGCACTGACTCTCAAAACCATCCCGATGGGTTGGGATCAATTCTGGAAAGATGTCTGGTCCCCCCGTGTTATCGAATCTTACAAAATCACTTTTGGAGCGAGCTTAATTGCCGCTTTGATAAACTTTTTTATGGGAGGTCTCGCGGCATGGGTCCTGACGCGTTATAATTTTTTCGGACGCCGTCTGATCGACTCCATGATTGACCTGCCTTTTGCCCTGCCGACGGCTGTGGCCGGTATTACTCTCGCCACTATCTACGCGCCGAATGGCTGGATTGGACAGTATTTTGCCCCTGAAAGCTTCCTCATCACTCATCTGAATGATGCAACACTCTGGATAGTCGGAAAAGAAATGTTTCCGAATGGTATCGCCATTTCATTTTCTGAAATCGGCATTGTCATTGCACTCACCTTCATTGGACTGCCCTTCATCGTCCGGACCGTTCAACCCATCCTCGAAGACCTTGACCAAGAGGTCGAGGAGGCTGCTGGGTGCCTCGGGGCAAATCGCTGGCAAATCGCCACACGCGTTATCTTGCCCGAAGTATTCCCCGCACTCATCACCGGATTTGCCTTAGCCTTTGCTCGGGCGATTGGTGAATACGGTTCCGTCGTTTTTATCGCTGGGAATATCCCTTTTAAGACGGAGATCACTCCCCTGCTCATTATTACCCGTCTTGAACAGTATGATTACGCCGGGGCGACGGCATTAGGGTTCTCCATGCTGGCGATTTCTTTTGTCATGCTTCTGGTTATTAATATTTTACAACACTGGAACCGTTCCCGTTTCTCCCATTAACAGTATGAATCCTCATCAAATCCGACATACGACAGACGATCCTCTCTGGGCTAAGATCATCATTGGCGGGATTGTTTTTGTTTTTTTAGGGCTTTTTCTCGTCATTCCTTTAGTCGCGGTTTTTTATGAAGGACTTAAAAAGGGGATAGAATTCTATTTTGCTTCTCTGAACGATAAATATACTTGGGATGCCATTAAATTAACGGTAATCGCAGCCTTCTTTTGTGTCGTCGGTAATACCATTTTCGGTGTATCCGCAGCTTGGCTAATTACAAAACATGAATTCCGCGGTAAAAGCCTTTTGATCAGCCTGATTGAACTCCCCTTTGCCGTCAGCC from Verrucomicrobiota bacterium carries:
- a CDS encoding sulfate ABC transporter permease subunit CysT, which produces MGITITYLSVLILLPMAALTLKTIPMGWDQFWKDVWSPRVIESYKITFGASLIAALINFFMGGLAAWVLTRYNFFGRRLIDSMIDLPFALPTAVAGITLATIYAPNGWIGQYFAPESFLITHLNDATLWIVGKEMFPNGIAISFSEIGIVIALTFIGLPFIVRTVQPILEDLDQEVEEAAGCLGANRWQIATRVILPEVFPALITGFALAFARAIGEYGSVVFIAGNIPFKTEITPLLIITRLEQYDYAGATALGFSMLAISFVMLLVINILQHWNRSRFSH